In one window of Nocardioides panacisoli DNA:
- a CDS encoding catalase, translating into MASEQNPTTTDAGIPVSSDEHSLTVGPDGPIVLNDHYLIEQMAAFNRERIPERQPHAKGGGAFGTFEVTDDVSAYTKAAVFQPGTQTDMLARFSTVAGERGSPDTWRDPRGFSLKFYTSEGNFDLVGNNTPVFFLRDPMKFQHFIRSQKRRADTNLRDHDMQWDFWTLSPESAHQVTWLMGDRGIPKTWRHMNGYSSHTYMWVNAQGERFWVKYHFKTDQGIDFLTQDDADHLAGADGDAHQRDLYDAIEQGNHPSWTLYVQVMPYEEAKTYRINPFDLTKVWPHGDYPLIKVGTMTLNRNVTDYHTEMEQAAFQPNNMVPGTGLSPDKMLLARGFSYADAHRARLGVNYQQIPVNRPKAPVHSYSKDGAMRVENVTDPVYAPNSYGGPHADPEHYPETAVWAADGEMVRQAYTLREDDGDFGQAGTLVREVMDDAQRERLVDNVVGHLSDGVSEPILERALEYWRNIDPDIGDRIASGMGR; encoded by the coding sequence ATGGCCAGCGAGCAGAATCCCACCACCACCGATGCGGGCATCCCGGTCAGCAGCGACGAGCACTCGCTGACCGTGGGCCCCGACGGCCCGATCGTCCTCAACGACCACTACCTGATCGAGCAGATGGCCGCCTTCAACCGGGAGCGCATCCCGGAGCGGCAGCCGCACGCCAAGGGCGGCGGTGCCTTCGGCACCTTCGAGGTCACCGATGACGTCAGCGCCTACACCAAGGCCGCGGTGTTCCAGCCCGGCACGCAGACCGACATGCTGGCCCGGTTCTCCACGGTGGCCGGCGAGCGGGGCAGCCCGGACACGTGGCGTGACCCCCGCGGGTTCTCGCTGAAGTTCTACACCTCCGAGGGGAACTTCGACCTGGTCGGCAACAACACGCCCGTCTTCTTCCTCCGCGACCCGATGAAGTTCCAGCACTTCATCCGGTCCCAGAAGCGTCGCGCGGACACGAACCTGCGCGACCACGACATGCAGTGGGACTTCTGGACCCTCTCGCCGGAGTCGGCCCACCAGGTCACGTGGCTGATGGGCGACCGCGGCATCCCCAAGACCTGGCGCCACATGAACGGCTACTCCAGCCACACCTACATGTGGGTCAACGCGCAGGGCGAGCGGTTCTGGGTCAAGTACCACTTCAAGACCGACCAGGGCATCGACTTCCTCACCCAGGACGACGCCGACCACCTGGCCGGTGCCGACGGCGACGCACACCAGCGCGACCTGTACGACGCGATCGAGCAGGGCAACCACCCCAGCTGGACGCTCTACGTGCAGGTGATGCCCTACGAGGAGGCGAAGACCTACCGGATCAACCCGTTCGACCTCACCAAGGTGTGGCCGCACGGGGACTACCCGCTGATCAAGGTCGGCACGATGACGCTCAACCGCAACGTCACCGACTACCACACCGAGATGGAGCAGGCGGCGTTCCAGCCCAACAACATGGTGCCCGGCACCGGGCTGAGCCCCGACAAGATGCTGCTGGCGCGCGGCTTCTCCTACGCCGACGCCCACCGCGCCCGGCTCGGGGTCAACTACCAGCAGATCCCGGTCAACCGTCCCAAGGCGCCCGTCCACAGCTACTCCAAGGACGGCGCCATGCGGGTGGAGAACGTCACCGACCCGGTCTACGCCCCCAACTCCTACGGCGGCCCGCACGCCGACCCGGAGCACTACCCCGAGACGGCCGTCTGGGCCGCCGACGGGGAGATGGTCCGGCAGGCCTACACGCTGCGCGAGGACGACGGCGACTTCGGCCAGGCCGGCACCCTCGTGCGGGAGGTCATGGACGACGCCCAGCGCGAGCGGCTGGTCGACAACGTGGTCGGGCACCTCTCCGACGGCGTCTCCGAGCCGATCCTCGAGCGCGCCCTGGAGTACTGGCGCAACATCGACCCGGACATCGGCGACCGGATCGCCTCCGGGATGGGCCGCTGA
- a CDS encoding sigma-70 family RNA polymerase sigma factor produces the protein MDSTAAFEAERPRLTGIATKVLGDAAGAEDVVQQAWLRLERAERGGAEIDSLPAWLTTVTTRLCLDRLRARTPVPEEDVDPSGTAPDPAEEVELADTVGVALQVVLERLSPKERVAFVLHDSFGFEFTTISSVLDTTPAAARKLASRARSKVAQPAAEDDLADWEVVDAFMAAAREGEFARLLALLAPDATVGADEAAILSGTPERIEGREAIAEFFNGSAHAALPVYAGTRPGSAWFHRGEAKVLFDFTVADGLVRAITFRAEPDVLASVTRRGGGERRE, from the coding sequence GTGGACAGCACCGCAGCCTTCGAGGCCGAGCGGCCCCGACTGACGGGGATCGCGACGAAGGTCCTGGGCGACGCAGCCGGGGCCGAGGACGTCGTGCAGCAGGCATGGCTGCGACTGGAACGCGCCGAACGCGGCGGTGCCGAGATCGACAGCCTGCCCGCCTGGCTCACGACCGTGACCACGCGCCTGTGCCTGGACCGGCTGCGCGCGCGTACGCCGGTGCCCGAGGAGGACGTCGACCCCTCCGGGACCGCTCCGGACCCCGCCGAGGAGGTCGAGCTCGCCGACACCGTCGGCGTCGCCCTGCAGGTGGTGCTCGAACGGCTCTCGCCCAAGGAGCGCGTCGCGTTCGTGCTGCACGACAGCTTCGGGTTCGAGTTCACCACGATCTCCTCGGTCCTCGACACCACGCCGGCCGCGGCCCGCAAGCTCGCCTCGCGTGCCCGCAGCAAGGTCGCCCAGCCCGCGGCCGAGGACGACCTTGCCGACTGGGAGGTCGTCGACGCCTTCATGGCCGCGGCGCGGGAGGGCGAGTTCGCCCGGCTGCTGGCCCTCCTCGCCCCCGACGCGACCGTCGGCGCCGACGAGGCCGCGATCCTGTCCGGCACCCCGGAGCGCATCGAGGGCCGCGAGGCGATCGCGGAGTTCTTCAACGGCAGCGCCCACGCCGCGCTCCCCGTGTACGCCGGCACCCGCCCGGGATCGGCCTGGTTCCACCGCGGCGAGGCGAAGGTGCTCTTCGACTTCACCGTCGCCGACGGCCTGGTCCGCGCCATCACCTTCCGCGCCGAGCCGGACGTGCTCGCCTCGGTGACGCGCCGCGGCGGCGGAGAGCGACGCGAGTGA
- a CDS encoding alpha/beta hydrolase family protein — protein sequence MLHRRTLLSGSAALLLAGCSRSTTGPTGSSTPPTNGAGATETIAYGEDPAQFLELTRPQGTSRGVVVVIHGGFWLAQFDLSLGRPLAASLVDDGWTAANLEYRRVGNGGGWPATFDDVSAGIDALADVEDLDTSRVITLGHSAGGHLGVWAAARQRSERWTDATVPVTGAVSQAGVLDLRSAVDQSLGGGAVQGLMGDDLEAQFATVDPLSQVPLDVPVRCIHGSSDGNVPLSQSTAYVDAATDAGADATLTEVDGDHFTLIDPGSGAWRQTRELLDELV from the coding sequence GTGCTCCACCGACGAACCCTGCTCAGCGGCAGCGCCGCACTGCTGCTGGCCGGCTGCTCTCGCTCGACCACCGGCCCGACCGGGTCGAGCACGCCGCCGACGAACGGCGCCGGCGCGACGGAGACGATCGCCTACGGCGAGGACCCCGCGCAGTTCCTCGAGCTGACCCGGCCGCAGGGCACGTCCCGGGGCGTGGTCGTGGTGATCCACGGCGGATTCTGGCTCGCCCAGTTCGACCTCTCCCTCGGACGACCACTGGCCGCCTCGCTCGTCGATGACGGTTGGACGGCTGCGAACCTGGAGTACCGGCGCGTCGGCAACGGCGGCGGCTGGCCGGCCACCTTCGACGACGTCTCCGCCGGCATCGACGCCCTCGCCGACGTCGAGGACCTCGACACCTCCCGCGTCATCACGCTCGGCCACTCCGCCGGTGGCCACCTCGGCGTGTGGGCGGCTGCTCGCCAGCGGTCGGAGCGCTGGACCGACGCCACCGTCCCCGTGACGGGAGCCGTCTCCCAGGCGGGCGTCCTCGACCTCCGCTCCGCCGTCGACCAGTCGCTGGGCGGCGGTGCCGTCCAGGGCCTGATGGGCGACGACCTCGAGGCACAGTTCGCCACCGTCGACCCCCTCAGCCAGGTCCCGCTCGACGTCCCCGTGCGCTGCATCCACGGCAGCAGCGACGGCAACGTGCCGCTCTCCCAGTCCACGGCGTACGTCGACGCCGCGACCGACGCCGGCGCCGACGCCACGCTCACCGAGGTCGACGGCGACCACTTCACCCTCATCGACCCGGGCAGCGGCGCCTGGCGGCAGACGCGCGAACTCCTCGACGAGCTCGTCTGA
- a CDS encoding HNH endonuclease signature motif containing protein, protein MTLTLLPTHPIRGCAAAVRAQVAEVADVEPAYMAAADKAAALEDLARAEAQVAELRLRVLAVSDDVAAEHGARDAGAWLAHRTQAEPRAMRADLALARDLDRSHTLVAESMRSGAVSVAHARVITDAVDALPGHLGPDVVTSAEQTLVGYADQFRPSQLRRLGRRILDVVAPEVADAEDATVLTEQERRARERASLRLRRTGDGTTRITGLLPDQVADRLTTYLEAFTSPRRESAQARLDQQGCDRVPQHRAHAHAFAALLEHLDPAQLPHHGGDATTVMVTLTLDQLRTDLATAGLVDADLDSGPGLTADTARRLACTARIIPVVLGGDSAPLDLGRARRLFTPAQRRALRLRDRRCRAEGCTVPATWCEAHHRRPWADGGSTDLADGVLLCSHHHHRAHDPTYRTDTLPDGDLRFHRRQ, encoded by the coding sequence ATGACCCTCACGCTGTTGCCGACGCACCCGATCCGCGGCTGTGCCGCAGCGGTGCGCGCCCAGGTGGCCGAGGTCGCCGACGTGGAGCCGGCCTACATGGCCGCCGCGGACAAGGCCGCAGCGCTGGAGGACCTGGCCCGTGCCGAGGCGCAGGTGGCCGAGCTGCGGTTGCGGGTGCTGGCGGTCAGCGACGACGTGGCCGCCGAGCACGGCGCTCGCGACGCGGGGGCGTGGCTGGCCCACCGGACGCAGGCCGAACCGCGGGCGATGCGGGCCGACCTCGCGCTCGCCCGCGACCTGGACCGATCCCACACGCTCGTGGCCGAGAGCATGCGCTCCGGTGCGGTGTCAGTGGCGCACGCCCGCGTCATCACCGACGCCGTCGACGCGCTGCCCGGCCACCTCGGTCCCGACGTGGTCACGTCCGCCGAGCAGACGCTGGTGGGGTACGCCGACCAGTTCCGTCCCAGCCAACTGCGGCGCCTGGGACGTCGGATCCTCGACGTCGTCGCGCCTGAGGTGGCCGACGCCGAGGACGCCACGGTCCTCACCGAGCAGGAAAGGCGGGCGCGGGAGCGGGCATCCCTGCGGCTGCGCCGCACCGGTGACGGCACCACGCGGATCACCGGGCTGCTGCCCGACCAGGTCGCCGACCGCCTCACCACCTACCTCGAGGCGTTCACCTCGCCACGGCGCGAGAGTGCGCAGGCAAGGCTGGACCAGCAGGGCTGCGACCGGGTGCCGCAGCACCGGGCCCACGCCCACGCGTTCGCTGCGCTCCTGGAGCACCTCGACCCGGCCCAGTTGCCCCACCACGGCGGGGACGCCACGACGGTCATGGTCACCCTCACGCTCGACCAGCTCCGCACCGACCTCGCCACGGCCGGCCTCGTCGACGCCGACCTCGACTCCGGTCCCGGCCTGACCGCCGACACCGCACGCCGGTTGGCCTGCACCGCCAGGATCATCCCGGTCGTCCTCGGCGGCGACTCCGCGCCACTCGACCTCGGCCGCGCCCGTCGCCTCTTCACTCCCGCCCAGCGCAGGGCGCTCCGACTGCGGGACCGCCGCTGCCGCGCCGAGGGCTGCACCGTCCCCGCCACCTGGTGCGAGGCCCACCACCGACGCCCCTGGGCAGACGGGGGATCCACCGACCTCGCCGACGGCGTACTCCTGTGCTCCCACCATCACCATCGGGCCCACGACCCGACCTACCGCACCGACACGCTCCCCGACGGCGACCTCCGATTCCACCGGCGCCAGTAG
- a CDS encoding mycothiol transferase: protein MTPAELLIDAVGRVRQGVDAVLDGISEDQLHHRVGPDANPIGWLVWHLTRVQDDHVADVAGREQVWTAERYADRFALPYDVADIGFGHSSDEVALLRAPEGLLREYHHATHDRTVAYLRSVAGDDLDRVVDAAWDPPVTLGVRLVSVVNDTTQHVGQAAYLRGLLSG, encoded by the coding sequence ATGACGCCAGCAGAGCTGCTCATCGATGCCGTCGGACGGGTGCGCCAGGGCGTCGACGCCGTCCTGGACGGCATCAGCGAGGACCAGCTGCACCACCGCGTCGGACCGGACGCCAACCCGATCGGCTGGCTGGTGTGGCACCTGACCCGGGTGCAGGACGACCACGTCGCCGACGTCGCGGGACGCGAGCAGGTGTGGACCGCGGAGCGGTACGCCGATCGCTTCGCCCTGCCCTACGACGTCGCCGACATTGGGTTCGGCCACTCCAGCGACGAGGTCGCCCTCCTGCGCGCCCCCGAGGGGCTGCTGCGCGAGTACCACCACGCGACCCACGACCGGACCGTCGCCTACCTGCGCTCCGTCGCCGGCGACGACCTCGATCGCGTCGTCGACGCGGCCTGGGACCCACCGGTCACCCTCGGGGTCCGGCTGGTCAGCGTCGTCAACGACACCACGCAGCACGTGGGCCAGGCGGCCTACCTGCGGGGCCTGCTGTCCGGCTGA
- a CDS encoding CotH kinase family protein produces the protein MTAQPSPSRRVRRWVASLTVAALALAGPTGCASVESALTGASTSTTSVWDASSVHEVALTVDEDEFAAMVATYADSGEKEWVSADVTIDGQTFSNVGIRLKGNSSLRGVDADADPADLPWLIDLDKYVDGQSLDGWERFVVRSNNSETALNEAVALDLLEEAGLTTQESVATSFTVNGSDARLRLVMQDLDDRWTEATFDGEGTLYKSEAGGDWSYRGDEATAYEDVFDIEGGTEDYAPLTQFLQWLEESSDEEFADGLADRLDVEAFATYLAFEDLVGNFDDIDGPGNNSFLRWDADTGLMTVVAWDHNLAFGGFGGMGGERGPGGPGGTEDGERPEVPEGFEPPTDGEMPDMPEGFEPPTDGEMPDMPEGFEPPTDGEMPDMPEGFEPPTDGEMPDMPEGFEPPTDGEMPDMPEGFEPPTDGEMPDMPEGFEPPTDGEMPGGGMRGGPGGSNVLVERFQDNEEFAALYDEAVERLQAELYDDGTAQGILDDWTTLLTEQAGDLVDEATVAEEADQVASYFDGHGATEDQSTGDDA, from the coding sequence ATGACCGCCCAGCCCTCCCCCTCCCGCCGCGTACGCCGCTGGGTCGCCTCGCTGACCGTGGCGGCGCTCGCCCTGGCCGGTCCGACGGGATGCGCCAGCGTGGAGTCCGCGCTGACCGGCGCCAGCACCTCGACGACGTCGGTCTGGGACGCCAGCTCGGTGCACGAGGTCGCGCTCACCGTGGACGAGGACGAGTTCGCCGCGATGGTGGCGACGTACGCCGACTCCGGCGAGAAGGAATGGGTCAGCGCCGACGTCACCATCGACGGGCAGACCTTCAGCAACGTCGGCATCCGCCTCAAGGGCAACAGCTCGCTGCGCGGCGTCGACGCGGACGCCGATCCGGCCGACCTGCCGTGGCTCATCGACCTGGACAAGTACGTCGACGGGCAGAGCCTGGACGGTTGGGAGCGCTTCGTCGTGCGCTCCAACAACAGCGAGACCGCCCTCAACGAGGCGGTCGCGCTGGACCTGCTGGAGGAGGCGGGGCTGACCACGCAGGAGTCCGTCGCGACGAGCTTCACCGTCAACGGCAGCGACGCGCGGCTGCGGCTGGTGATGCAGGACCTCGACGACCGGTGGACCGAGGCGACCTTCGACGGCGAGGGCACGCTGTACAAGTCCGAGGCCGGGGGCGACTGGTCATACCGCGGCGACGAGGCGACGGCGTACGAGGACGTCTTCGACATCGAGGGCGGCACCGAGGACTACGCGCCGTTGACCCAGTTCCTGCAGTGGCTGGAGGAGTCCTCGGACGAGGAGTTCGCCGACGGGCTGGCCGACCGGCTCGACGTGGAGGCCTTCGCGACCTACCTGGCCTTCGAGGACCTGGTCGGGAACTTCGACGACATCGACGGGCCCGGCAACAACTCCTTCCTGCGCTGGGACGCCGACACGGGCCTGATGACCGTCGTGGCGTGGGACCACAACCTCGCCTTCGGCGGCTTCGGCGGCATGGGTGGCGAGCGCGGTCCCGGCGGTCCCGGCGGCACCGAGGACGGGGAGCGTCCGGAGGTGCCGGAGGGCTTCGAACCGCCGACCGACGGCGAGATGCCCGACATGCCCGAGGGCTTCGAGCCACCGACCGACGGCGAGATGCCCGACATGCCCGAGGGCTTCGAGCCACCGACCGACGGCGAGATGCCCGACATGCCCGAGGGCTTCGAGCCACCGACCGACGGCGAGATGCCCGACATGCCCGAGGGCTTCGAGCCACCGACCGACGGCGAGATGCCCGACATGCCCGAGGGCTTCGAGCCACCGACCGACGGCGAGATGCCCGACATGCCCGAGGGCTTCGAGCCACCGACCGACGGCGAGATGCCCGGCGGCGGGATGCGCGGCGGGCCCGGCGGCTCGAACGTCCTGGTCGAACGCTTCCAGGACAACGAGGAGTTCGCCGCCCTCTACGACGAGGCCGTCGAGCGGCTCCAGGCCGAGCTGTACGACGACGGCACGGCGCAGGGGATCCTCGATGACTGGACGACGCTGCTCACCGAGCAGGCGGGCGACCTGGTCGACGAGGCCACGGTGGCCGAGGAGGCCGACCAGGTGGCGTCGTACTTCGACGGGCACGGCGCCACCGAGGACCAGTCGACCGGGGACGACGCCTGA
- a CDS encoding GNAT family N-acetyltransferase gives MTAPHADRAGPRVVVRRRERSDLDALAAALVDQQPHSRYPFRDPLPIPVADFLRAEDAVAAWTAELDGRPVGHGCWVGPPSGFPAAAGMNRACAAAHDCAVDRLAWVSALFVGREARGLGVGRRLLEAVVDDLRAAGRRGCLEVLPVVPTALRLYEATGWQEVQRHRPEWLARAPGGADAPAVRVMVLPEATPDVTPGRRRTSGQ, from the coding sequence ATGACGGCACCGCATGCCGACCGCGCCGGGCCGCGGGTCGTCGTACGCCGCCGGGAGCGGAGCGACCTCGACGCCCTGGCCGCGGCGCTGGTCGACCAGCAGCCGCACAGTCGCTACCCCTTCCGCGACCCGTTGCCGATCCCGGTGGCCGACTTCCTGCGGGCCGAGGACGCGGTGGCGGCCTGGACCGCCGAGCTCGACGGGCGCCCGGTCGGCCACGGATGCTGGGTCGGGCCACCGTCGGGCTTCCCCGCGGCGGCAGGGATGAACCGCGCCTGCGCGGCGGCGCACGACTGCGCGGTCGACCGGCTGGCGTGGGTCAGCGCCCTCTTCGTCGGACGCGAGGCCCGCGGGCTCGGGGTCGGTCGCCGCCTCCTGGAGGCGGTGGTCGACGACCTGCGCGCCGCCGGCCGCCGCGGCTGCCTCGAGGTGCTCCCGGTGGTGCCCACGGCGCTGCGCCTCTACGAGGCGACCGGGTGGCAGGAGGTGCAGCGGCACCGTCCCGAGTGGCTGGCCCGGGCACCCGGCGGCGCGGACGCGCCCGCGGTGCGGGTGATGGTGCTGCCGGAGGCGACCCCGGATGTCACACCGGGGCGGCGGCGTACGTCAGGGCAGTGA
- a CDS encoding STAS/SEC14 domain-containing protein, whose translation MLEASTIEGTNVVSLTVDGAISADEQKAAQDVIDRAVADHGSARLLLDYAGVDVGRVEPKAVWEDLKATRVLSDVERVGVVADSGLLDKLLGSISDATKLEVRSFDTRDDAVAWLTS comes from the coding sequence GTGCTGGAAGCATCGACGATCGAGGGCACCAACGTCGTGAGCCTCACCGTCGACGGCGCCATCAGCGCCGACGAGCAGAAGGCGGCCCAGGACGTCATCGACCGCGCCGTCGCCGACCACGGGTCGGCACGTCTGCTGCTGGACTACGCCGGCGTCGACGTGGGCCGTGTCGAGCCCAAGGCGGTCTGGGAGGACCTGAAGGCGACGCGCGTGCTCAGTGACGTCGAGCGCGTCGGCGTGGTCGCCGACAGCGGCCTGCTGGACAAGCTGCTGGGCAGCATCAGTGACGCCACGAAGCTCGAGGTGCGCTCCTTCGACACCCGCGACGACGCGGTCGCCTGGCTGACCTCGTGA
- a CDS encoding VTC domain-containing protein: MSALLAHVDTGLDGFTPASLDDLAEHAALMTRTDRKYVVPQAALPELVAAIGALDAAPRVLEIDGRHHHRYASTYLDTPDLDAYWRSARRRRRRFKVRSREYRDVGTAFTEVKTRGMRGSTVKTRVPRGGGRPGVERDVLPREDTDFVRDALASAALGHVDVAALVPTLRTSYARTTLWLPGSGARVTVDTDLSWQLPWSPHRTRVPGVAIVETKTPAAGTGVDRALWARGHRPDRISKFATGLALVWPDLPSHRWHRVLQRHLRPAARHDHHQER; encoded by the coding sequence ATGAGCGCGCTCCTCGCTCACGTCGACACCGGCCTGGACGGTTTCACACCGGCCTCGCTGGACGACCTCGCCGAGCACGCCGCCCTGATGACCCGCACCGACCGCAAGTACGTCGTGCCGCAGGCCGCGCTGCCCGAGCTGGTGGCCGCGATCGGTGCCCTTGACGCGGCGCCGCGGGTGCTGGAGATCGACGGCCGGCACCACCACCGCTACGCCTCGACCTACCTGGACACCCCGGACCTGGACGCCTACTGGCGCTCGGCCCGCCGTCGGCGACGCCGGTTCAAGGTCCGCAGCCGGGAGTACCGCGACGTCGGCACGGCCTTCACCGAGGTGAAGACCCGCGGGATGCGCGGCAGCACCGTCAAGACCCGCGTGCCGCGCGGCGGCGGACGGCCCGGCGTCGAGCGGGACGTCCTGCCGCGCGAGGACACCGACTTCGTCCGCGACGCGCTGGCCTCGGCCGCACTGGGGCACGTCGACGTCGCCGCGTTGGTGCCGACGCTGCGGACGTCCTATGCCCGCACCACCCTGTGGCTGCCCGGCTCCGGTGCCCGCGTCACGGTCGACACCGACCTCAGCTGGCAGTTGCCGTGGAGCCCGCACCGCACCCGCGTGCCCGGCGTCGCGATCGTCGAGACCAAGACCCCGGCCGCCGGGACCGGTGTCGACCGTGCCCTGTGGGCCCGCGGGCACCGCCCCGACCGGATCTCGAAGTTCGCGACCGGCCTGGCGCTGGTCTGGCCCGACCTGCCCTCCCACCGCTGGCACCGCGTGCTGCAGCGCCACCTCCGTCCCGCCGCCCGCCACGACCACCACCAGGAGCGATGA
- a CDS encoding DUF4956 domain-containing protein, with the protein MELLSTFAADLVAISILCFALYYPRHRRRELLVAFLGVNAGVLAVTTALVASDTTLGLGLGLFGVLSIIRLRSLELGQHEVAYYFAALALGLLGGLGSLTVTLTAILMAVIVAVLAIADSPRTFPRDEQQMVLLDGAYADRASLAAALAEVVPGEVRRTVVQRVDLVNDTTLVDVRWTRTDEPRRGDHGSAERTGAEVLA; encoded by the coding sequence GTGGAACTGCTCTCCACCTTCGCCGCCGACCTCGTCGCGATCAGCATCCTGTGCTTCGCGCTCTACTACCCGCGCCACCGCCGCCGCGAGCTGCTGGTCGCCTTCCTCGGCGTCAACGCCGGCGTGCTGGCGGTGACCACGGCGCTGGTCGCCAGCGACACCACGCTGGGCCTGGGGCTCGGCCTGTTCGGCGTGCTGTCGATCATCCGGCTCCGCTCCCTCGAGCTCGGCCAGCACGAGGTGGCCTACTACTTCGCCGCCCTCGCACTCGGCCTGTTGGGCGGCCTCGGCTCGCTCACCGTGACCCTCACCGCGATCCTGATGGCGGTCATCGTCGCGGTGCTCGCGATCGCCGACAGCCCGCGGACCTTCCCGCGCGACGAGCAGCAGATGGTGCTGCTCGACGGCGCGTACGCCGACCGGGCCTCCCTGGCGGCCGCGCTCGCCGAGGTCGTCCCCGGCGAGGTGCGACGCACGGTCGTGCAGCGCGTCGACCTGGTCAACGACACCACCCTGGTCGACGTCCGCTGGACCCGCACCGACGAGCCGCGTCGTGGCGACCACGGCTCCGCCGAGCGCACCGGGGCCGAGGTGCTGGCATGA
- a CDS encoding VOC family protein — MYLENLGFDAVDPHRLGGFWEAALDCSRLTDEPDIVESRLELGGDLYLDLCFPRVPQRRTEPLRLHLDLVGGDRQQETVDALLALGARHLDIGQGDVPWVVLADPEDNPFCVMESRDAYVDTGPIAALPMDSADPDRDGELWAALSGWTPVDGYAPVSLRHPSRRGPLLEFCPEEGPKGPEKNRLHLDIRLERGDDPDEAEQLILAHGGRRYDHDWGDLPWQVYADGSGNELCVLPAPS; from the coding sequence ATGTACTTGGAGAACCTCGGGTTCGATGCCGTCGACCCGCACCGGCTGGGCGGCTTCTGGGAGGCGGCGCTCGACTGCTCGCGGCTCACCGACGAGCCCGACATCGTCGAGAGCCGACTCGAGCTGGGCGGCGACCTCTACCTCGACCTGTGCTTCCCGAGGGTGCCGCAGCGACGCACCGAGCCGCTCCGGCTGCACCTGGACCTGGTCGGCGGCGACCGGCAGCAGGAGACGGTCGATGCGTTGCTCGCCCTCGGCGCCCGCCACCTCGACATCGGCCAGGGCGACGTGCCGTGGGTGGTGCTCGCCGACCCCGAGGACAACCCGTTCTGCGTGATGGAGTCCCGCGACGCCTACGTCGACACCGGTCCGATCGCCGCCCTCCCGATGGATTCGGCCGACCCCGACCGCGACGGCGAGCTCTGGGCGGCGCTCTCCGGCTGGACGCCGGTCGACGGCTACGCGCCGGTCAGCCTGCGCCACCCCTCCCGCCGCGGCCCCCTGCTGGAGTTCTGCCCCGAGGAGGGCCCCAAGGGCCCCGAGAAGAACCGGCTCCACCTCGACATCCGACTCGAGCGCGGCGACGACCCCGACGAGGCCGAGCAGCTGATCCTCGCCCACGGCGGCCGCCGCTACGACCACGACTGGGGCGACCTGCCCTGGCAGGTGTACGCCGACGGCTCGGGCAACGAGCTGTGCGTCCTGCCCGCCCCCTCCTGA